From a region of the Neobacillus niacini genome:
- the mug gene encoding G/U mismatch-specific DNA glycosylase — MKLVNDHIRENLKILFVGFNPSIRSSETGHHFANPNNRFWRILHDAGLTPRRYNASEDSKLLDLGMGITNIVARPTKAADEITKEEYKEGKDILRKKIETYKPKVVCFVGKGVYQEYSGLKKVPWGKQEKAVVPGTIDFVGPSSSGLVRMKVEDVVEIYFGLKEIIE, encoded by the coding sequence TTGAAACTAGTAAATGACCATATAAGAGAGAATTTAAAGATACTATTTGTCGGATTCAATCCGAGTATTCGTTCAAGCGAAACCGGACATCATTTTGCCAATCCGAACAACCGGTTTTGGCGAATTTTACATGATGCAGGTTTGACACCACGAAGATATAACGCCTCTGAAGATTCTAAGTTGTTGGATTTAGGGATGGGGATCACCAATATTGTCGCAAGACCCACAAAAGCAGCCGATGAGATTACGAAGGAAGAATACAAAGAAGGAAAAGATATTCTTCGGAAAAAGATAGAGACGTACAAGCCGAAGGTTGTTTGTTTCGTAGGGAAGGGAGTTTATCAAGAATATAGCGGTTTGAAGAAAGTTCCGTGGGGAAAGCAGGAGAAAGCAGTCGTTCCCGGAACGATTGACTTTGTCGGACCCTCCTCCAGCGGCCTCGTTCGAATGAAAGTGGAAGATGTTGTTGAGATTTATTTCGGACTTAAAGAAATAATCGAGTAA
- the shc gene encoding squalene--hopene cyclase, with protein MTVTSKGIDWLVETLRRDQSPDGSWNYPFETGLSTDAYMIILLRTFEINDEELIKGLTERILSRQERTGSWKLFYDEREGNLTATVECYYALLYSGYYHKKDKRLQTAKKFILTKGGIEEVSMFTKVMLAITGQLKWPSFSPLPIEIILLPLSFPINFYSFSVYGRANLTPMMILADKKLSIKTSRSPDLSDLSTGRNDSGSWIRSEEMRSLFSFIEKGVKNLIGLPQQLHTLAIQRAKKYMLDHIEEDGTFYSYYSSTFLMIFALISLGYKKTDPVITKAIDGIKSMKCTIKSRPHMQYTTANVWNTSLIGYTLQEAGISPEDPMVEKTNQYLLKRQHTKFGDWVIHNPTSLPGGWGFSDINTINPDVDDTTASLRSVSRMGTNHHATWSRGINWLLSMQNADGGWAAFEKNTDTKLFEFLPIEKAQFILTDPSCADITGRTLEFFGNYTNLSEDHQSIKKGVKWLLDHQERDGSWYGRWGICYIYGTWGAVTGLAAVGISESDESIQKAIQWLQHIQNKDGGWGESCYSDNKQTYVPLGVSTLTHTAWALDTLISVSDKQLPAIRKGVSHLLENLQKEDWTTAYPKGQGMAGAFYIHYHSYRYIFPLLALAHYREKFEK; from the coding sequence ATGACCGTTACAAGTAAAGGCATTGACTGGCTGGTTGAGACACTTAGAAGGGATCAGTCTCCCGATGGCTCCTGGAATTACCCATTCGAAACTGGATTATCGACAGATGCCTATATGATCATTTTATTACGGACTTTTGAAATAAATGATGAAGAATTAATAAAGGGTCTTACGGAGAGGATTCTTAGCAGACAAGAAAGAACCGGCTCTTGGAAACTTTTTTACGATGAACGGGAAGGAAACCTTACAGCTACAGTGGAATGCTATTACGCCCTTTTATATTCCGGATACTATCACAAAAAGGATAAACGCCTTCAAACGGCAAAAAAGTTTATTTTAACCAAAGGCGGTATCGAAGAGGTTAGTATGTTCACAAAAGTGATGTTGGCCATAACCGGGCAATTAAAGTGGCCCTCCTTCTCCCCTCTGCCAATTGAAATTATTTTATTACCACTCTCTTTTCCAATTAATTTCTATTCTTTTTCCGTCTACGGCCGGGCAAATTTAACCCCTATGATGATTCTTGCTGATAAGAAATTATCGATTAAGACAAGTAGGAGTCCTGATCTCTCGGATTTAAGTACAGGCAGAAATGACTCTGGATCATGGATTCGTTCGGAGGAAATGCGTTCGCTCTTCTCTTTTATTGAAAAGGGTGTAAAGAATTTAATCGGGCTGCCCCAACAGCTTCATACACTGGCCATCCAGCGCGCGAAGAAATATATGCTTGACCATATCGAAGAAGATGGTACGTTTTACAGCTACTACAGCTCTACTTTTTTAATGATCTTTGCCCTTATCTCACTAGGATATAAGAAAACCGACCCTGTTATCACGAAAGCGATTGATGGGATTAAATCAATGAAATGTACGATTAAGAGCCGCCCGCACATGCAATACACGACAGCAAATGTGTGGAACACCTCGTTAATAGGCTATACCCTACAAGAAGCTGGGATTTCACCTGAAGATCCCATGGTTGAGAAAACAAATCAATACTTACTAAAAAGGCAGCATACTAAATTTGGTGATTGGGTAATCCATAATCCTACTAGTTTACCAGGAGGCTGGGGTTTCTCAGATATCAATACCATTAACCCCGATGTGGATGATACAACCGCCTCTTTACGATCGGTTTCGAGAATGGGCACCAATCATCATGCCACCTGGAGCCGGGGAATTAACTGGCTACTATCCATGCAGAATGCCGACGGCGGCTGGGCAGCTTTCGAAAAAAATACGGATACCAAGCTTTTTGAGTTTCTTCCCATTGAAAAGGCTCAGTTTATCCTAACTGACCCATCATGTGCAGATATCACAGGGCGTACGCTTGAATTCTTCGGGAACTATACAAATCTATCAGAAGACCATCAAAGTATTAAAAAAGGAGTAAAATGGCTGTTGGATCACCAAGAACGGGATGGTTCTTGGTATGGAAGATGGGGAATTTGTTATATTTACGGCACTTGGGGCGCAGTAACGGGTTTAGCTGCAGTCGGAATTTCTGAAAGTGATGAATCGATACAAAAAGCCATCCAGTGGCTCCAGCACATTCAAAACAAAGATGGAGGCTGGGGCGAATCCTGTTACAGCGATAACAAACAAACATACGTGCCGCTAGGAGTCAGCACTCTAACTCATACAGCCTGGGCCTTGGATACATTAATCAGTGTTTCAGATAAACAATTACCTGCGATTCGTAAAGGGGTCTCACATTTATTGGAGAATCTGCAAAAAGAGGATTGGACCACAGCCTACCCTAAAGGCCAGGGAATGGCCGGTGCTTTTTATATACACTACCATAGCTACCGCTATATCTTTCCCTTACTAGCATTAGCACATTATCGAGAGAAGTTTGAAAAATAA
- a CDS encoding DUF2515 domain-containing protein, producing the protein MKQPADIDNNKLTSEEKGILERITRNTRELNLNNVTRTMAYFDFYQKHPEIHWAFLGHMVSRNGGWNMTDLKGDFLTRLLTNQERNAYFTFLEHGNWLIFQDAYPQFLLYCESLKRNKPLFYLLPALNISSFMESVWNYFWRRRDSYILTMALVINEQNYLEKRVIQNPIYQKDVLNTLEFKLQDYLSFNHILFPYRKKNLAGQTLHEFQSLHERILLGKRLYAVLFQKKELLTQFVEWAKAHRHTGSRKDYWQHIFNNVNEGVPGIPYQLRLNACKLKWGAKKIYSPDLMSAWKDVQHQEAEKGDWFRDWHVADYLSELNETHINGEIEYEYCKTLERLELAALAKKVITVFN; encoded by the coding sequence ATGAAACAACCAGCCGACATCGACAATAATAAATTAACTAGCGAGGAGAAAGGTATTTTAGAAAGGATAACAAGGAATACAAGGGAACTGAACCTGAATAATGTCACAAGGACCATGGCCTATTTTGATTTTTACCAAAAACATCCTGAAATCCATTGGGCGTTTTTAGGACATATGGTCTCTAGAAATGGCGGCTGGAACATGACGGATTTAAAAGGGGATTTCCTTACACGTCTGCTTACAAACCAAGAAAGGAATGCTTATTTTACTTTCTTAGAGCACGGGAATTGGCTGATTTTTCAAGACGCCTATCCACAATTTTTACTATACTGTGAAAGCTTAAAAAGAAATAAACCGCTCTTTTACCTTTTACCCGCTTTGAACATATCCTCCTTCATGGAGAGTGTTTGGAATTATTTTTGGAGAAGGCGGGACTCGTACATTTTAACAATGGCTCTGGTTATTAATGAACAAAATTATTTAGAAAAAAGAGTGATTCAGAATCCTATTTATCAAAAGGATGTTTTAAACACATTAGAGTTTAAGCTACAGGATTACCTTTCGTTTAATCATATTTTGTTTCCCTATCGAAAAAAGAATTTAGCCGGGCAAACACTTCATGAGTTTCAATCATTACATGAGCGTATTTTATTAGGAAAAAGATTATATGCTGTGCTTTTTCAAAAAAAGGAATTATTAACTCAATTTGTAGAATGGGCAAAAGCACATCGCCATACTGGGTCTAGAAAAGATTACTGGCAGCATATCTTTAATAATGTTAACGAAGGAGTTCCTGGGATTCCCTATCAGCTCCGATTAAATGCCTGCAAACTGAAGTGGGGAGCTAAAAAAATATATAGTCCAGATTTAATGTCAGCATGGAAAGACGTTCAGCACCAAGAAGCGGAAAAGGGAGATTGGTTTCGTGATTGGCATGTAGCCGACTATCTCTCGGAGCTTAACGAAACACATATAAACGGGGAGATTGAATATGAATACTGTAAAACGCTCGAAAGGCTTGAACTTGCCGCCTTGGCAAAAAAAGTCATTACCGTTTTTAATTAG
- a CDS encoding CBO0543 family protein — MNTVKRSKGLNLPPWQKKSLPFLIREYAPVLVLAILLGTSLDLYFVGKNLYMFPIRPFPEVFSFNIAFTFIGLPLLVLVYVMKMKMVNIWGKVGIVLFLSLLMPIFERFSELFGLFEHSSEWKHMYSFYGYLVFFSFIFLFYQLTNKEQ, encoded by the coding sequence ATGAATACTGTAAAACGCTCGAAAGGCTTGAACTTGCCGCCTTGGCAAAAAAAGTCATTACCGTTTTTAATTAGAGAATATGCTCCTGTCTTAGTTTTGGCTATATTGCTTGGTACTAGCTTAGATCTCTACTTTGTCGGCAAGAATTTGTACATGTTCCCAATTCGACCGTTTCCGGAAGTATTTTCTTTCAATATTGCTTTCACTTTTATTGGGCTGCCACTTCTTGTCCTTGTATATGTAATGAAGATGAAGATGGTGAATATATGGGGGAAGGTAGGTATTGTTTTATTTCTAAGCTTACTAATGCCTATCTTTGAAAGGTTTTCCGAATTATTTGGGCTTTTTGAGCATTCAAGTGAATGGAAGCATATGTATAGCTTCTATGGTTACCTCGTTTTTTTCTCGTTTATATTTTTATTTTATCAATTAACAAATAAAGAACAGTAA
- a CDS encoding peptidylprolyl isomerase — protein sequence MAKKGHIQMQNGEKIEFELYPNEAPGTVANFEKLATSGFYNGLTFHRVIPGFVSQGGCPEGRGTGGPGYTIKCETQGNPHTHVPGALSMAHAGKDTGGSQFFIVHESQPHLNGVHTVFGKVTSGLEAAKAMRNGDIMEKVEVYDE from the coding sequence GTGGCAAAAAAAGGACACATACAAATGCAAAACGGTGAAAAAATTGAGTTTGAATTATATCCAAACGAGGCACCTGGTACAGTTGCTAACTTTGAAAAGCTAGCAACTAGCGGCTTTTACAATGGGTTAACTTTCCACCGTGTTATTCCTGGATTCGTAAGCCAAGGAGGATGCCCTGAAGGCCGTGGAACAGGTGGTCCTGGCTATACAATCAAATGTGAAACACAAGGCAATCCACACACACATGTTCCAGGTGCTCTATCAATGGCACACGCTGGTAAAGATACAGGCGGCAGCCAATTCTTTATCGTCCATGAGTCTCAGCCGCACCTAAATGGTGTACATACTGTTTTTGGTAAAGTGACTTCTGGTCTTGAAGCTGCGAAAGCGATGAGAAATGGCGACATTATGGAAAAAGTGGAAGTATACGACGAATAG
- a CDS encoding divergent polysaccharide deacetylase family protein — MKRFALFLIPLLLLSMQKPVSAVKNEDKQLKAAIIIDDFGGGTGGVRDFLEGNIPITAAVMPFTENSKKHAEWAHKNGFEVIVHLPMQPKRGKRSWLGPKPITVDLSHKEVKKRVEEALKSVPHAVGMNNHMGSLAVEDEEVVRAIVEVAKERKLYIIDSGTSPKSKFPELAKEMNVPLLKRDVFLDDISSSSHVRKQMKRLAKITEFTGRGIAIGHVGVTGKVCSVGIFQSMEEYKQRNIKIVPASQLFSTQLTEQYLIP, encoded by the coding sequence ATGAAAAGATTTGCTCTATTCCTAATCCCCTTATTACTGCTTTCCATGCAAAAGCCTGTTTCAGCGGTGAAGAATGAAGATAAACAGCTGAAGGCTGCCATCATAATTGATGATTTCGGCGGAGGTACTGGTGGTGTTAGAGATTTCCTCGAGGGGAATATTCCGATCACGGCAGCAGTCATGCCTTTTACCGAAAATTCAAAGAAACATGCTGAATGGGCGCATAAAAATGGATTTGAAGTAATCGTGCATTTACCAATGCAGCCGAAAAGGGGAAAACGATCCTGGCTTGGTCCGAAACCAATTACTGTCGATTTATCACATAAAGAGGTAAAGAAAAGGGTAGAGGAAGCATTAAAGTCTGTACCACATGCAGTGGGGATGAATAATCATATGGGGTCTTTAGCGGTGGAGGATGAGGAAGTCGTCAGAGCGATTGTTGAAGTGGCAAAAGAGAGAAAGTTGTATATCATTGATAGCGGGACAAGTCCTAAATCGAAATTTCCAGAGCTTGCAAAGGAAATGAACGTGCCGCTATTAAAAAGGGATGTTTTCCTTGATGATATATCGTCATCAAGCCACGTGAGAAAACAGATGAAGAGATTGGCGAAAATAACCGAATTCACTGGCAGGGGAATTGCCATCGGGCATGTTGGGGTGACGGGAAAAGTATGTTCTGTCGGGATTTTTCAATCAATGGAAGAATACAAACAACGTAACATAAAAATCGTACCAGCATCGCAGCTATTTTCGACACAATTAACAGAACAATATTTGATACCATGA